In one Nicotiana sylvestris chromosome 8, ASM39365v2, whole genome shotgun sequence genomic region, the following are encoded:
- the LOC104213013 gene encoding uncharacterized protein — protein sequence MEIFAKAYGVKVWIVIKKGNYSLPVATSPLADPEDIDSYTKEQMKVVQFNNKARNLLHNAISGEEYEKISSCDIAKEMWDKLEVTYEGTSKVKETHINMLVHDYKLFSVKEGESIEELFARSSKIISDLKAFGKPCTSGDQVRKILRSLPTTWQTKVVTLESQDLNKSS from the coding sequence ATGGAGATCTTTGCCAAGGCCTATGGCGTCAAAGTTTGGATAGTCATTAAAAAGGGGAACTATTCCTTACCAGTTGCTACTTCACCACTTGCTGATCCTGAAGATATAGATTCATAtacaaaagagcaaatgaaagTGGTACAATTTAACAATAAAGCGAGAAATTTGCTTCATAATGCTATAAGTGGTGAAGAATATGAAAAAATTTCAAGCTGTGATATAGCCAAAGAAATGTGGGACAAGCTTGAGGTCACATATGAAGGAACCAGCAAAGTAAAGGAAACACATATCAACATGTTGGTTCATGATTACAAACTCTTCTCAGTGAAAGAAGGAGAATCTATTGAAGAGTTGTTTGCCAGGTCTAGCAAAATAATTAGCGATCTAAAGGCATTTGGCAAGCCTTGTACCAGCGGTGATCAAGTTAGAAAAATTCTCAGAAGTTTGCCAACCACTTGGCAGACCAAAGTAGTCACACTGGAATCTCAGGATCTAAACAAATCATCATGA